ACGCGGTACACCAGATCCTGTCGGCCCGTCACCTGTGCCCCTCCCGTCCCGTACGGCCAACCTAGCCTTCCCGGAAGGGCGTTGGCGACGGCGGTCCGCGCCGCGTCGTACCGGCCGGGAGCGGCCAGGCCCGGAGCGGCCCGGGCCGTGGGGTCACCACGGCCCGGACCGCGTTCACACCGTCAGCCCCTGCGGCGCCGGGGCGTACCCCGCCGGACGGGTGGTGAAGGTGCCCCGGCCCTGGGTGCGGCCGCGGAGGCGGGACGCGTAGCCGAAGAGTTCGGCCAGCGGGACCGTCGCCGAGACCACCGCCGTACCGGACCGGGTCGTCGAGTCCGTGACCCGGCCGCGGCGGGCCGCGAGGTCGCCGAGGACCGAGCCGACCGACTCGGCGGGGACGGTGACCGTCACCTCGGCCACCGGCTCCAGGAGCGTCATCACGCTCGTGCGGAGCGCCTCGCGCAGGGCGAAGCGGCCCGCCGTGCGGAACGCCATCTCCGAGGAGTCCTTCGGATGCGTGGCGCCGTCCGTGAGCGTGACCCGGACACCCGTCACCGGGTGGCCGCCGAGGGGGCCCTCGACGAGGGCGTCCCGGCAGCCGGCCTCGACCGCGCGGATGTACTCCTGCGGGACGCGGCCGCCCGTGACTGTCGACGCGAAGACGAACTCGTCGTCCGCCGGCTCGATGTCGATGACGACGTGGGCGAACTGGCCCGCGCCGCCGTCCTGTTTGACGTGGCGGTGGAGCAGGCCGGTGACGCCCTTCGTCACCGTCTCCCGGTACGCCACCTGCGGACGGCCGACCGTGACCTCAAGGCCCCGGTCGCGCCGCAGCTTCTCGACCGCGACCTCCAGGTGCAGTTCGCCGAGTCCGGACAGGACGGTCTGACCCGTCTCCGGGTCGGACCGCACGACCAGCGACGGGTCCTCCTCCGTCATCCGGGCGAGGGCCGTCGCGAGCCGGCCCGTGTCCGTGCTGCGGCGGGCCTCGACGGCGACCGAGACGACGGGGTCGGCGGTCGTCGGCGGTTCGAGGACGACCGGCGCGTCCGGGGCGCAGAGCGTCGCCCCGGCGCGGGCGGACTTCGGCCCGACGACGGCGACGATGTCACCGGCGCGCGCCTCGTCGACCTCGGTCGCCCGGTCGGCCTGGACGCGCAGGATGCGGGCGACGCGCTCGGTGCGGGTCGTGGTGGCGTCGAGCACGGTGTCTCCCTTCCTGAGCGTGCCCGCGTAGACGCGGAGGTAGGTCATGCGGCCGGTGGCGGTGGCGTTCACCTTGAAGGCGAGCGCGGTGAACGGGGCCTCCGGGTCCGCAGGGACCTCGCCGCGTACGGGCGGCATGTCCGTCGGGGCCGGGAGGTACGCGACGACGGCGTCGAGCAGGGGCTCGATGCCGCGGTTGCGGTACGCGGAGCCGCACAGCACGACCACGGCCTCGCCGGAGAGGGTGAGGTCGCGGAGAGCGGCGGCCAGGGTCTCCCCGGAGAGGGTGTCCCGCTCGCAGAACTCCTCCAGGGCGCCGGGGTGCAGCTCCGCGACCTTCTCCACGAGGCCTCGCCTGCGGTGCAGTGCCTCCTCCCGGAGCGCGTCGGGGACCTGCTGCGCCGTGTACGTGTCGGCGCCTTCGGCCCACACGTACGCCCGCATCCCGACCAGGTCCACGACGCCGGTGAAACCGTCCTCGCGGCCGATGGGGAGCTGGACGGCGAGCGGGACGGTGCCGAGGCGGTCCCGGATCGACGCCACGGCGGTGTCGAGCTCCGCGCCCGCGCGGTCCAGCTTGTTGACGAACGCGATCCTCGGGACGCCGTGGCGGTCGGCCTGGCGCCACACGGTCTCGCTCTGCGGCTCGACGCCCGCGACGGCGTCGAAGACGGCGACGGCGCCGTCGAGGACGCGCAGCGAACGCTCGACCTCGTCGGAGAAGTCGACGTGACCGGGGGTGTCGATCAGGTTGACGCGATGCCCCGCCCAGTCGCAGCTGACGGCCGCGGCGAAGATCGTGATGCCCCGGTCCCGCTCCTGCGGGTCGAAGTCGGTGACGGTGGTGCCGTCGTGGACCTCGCCACGCTTGTGGGTGGCGCCGGTGAGGTAGAGGAAGCGCTCGGTGACGGTGGTCTTGCCCGCGTCGACGTGGGCGAGGATGCCGAGGTTGCGGACGCTGTGGGTACGCATGAGGGTGGTGCCTTTCGCTGCTGCGTGAAGAACGGGGCAGCGCGATTCCCGGACGGATCCCTACGGGATCGTGGTCACGTCACGGGTCGGCGATGGCGGGCGCGCAGCCGCCACCGGCCGGAGCGAGAGGCGAGGATCACGTCGAAGCGGCGCGTACGCACGATCGGCTCTCCTCGGTAGACACTCACGGCACGGCACACCGGTCGGTGCGCCGTGCCGTGAGTGTAGGGAGCGCCGCCGCGCGGGCGACACCGGTTTTTCAGGCCGCGGACTGTCCGGCGGGCTGGAGGAGGTCCCAGCGGTTGCCGTAGAGGTCCTCGAAGACGGCGACCGAGCCGTACGGCTCGTGGCGCGGCTCCTCCAGGAACTTCACGCCGGCCGCGGCCATGCGCTCGTGGTCGCCGGCGAAGTCCTCCGTGTGGAGGAAGAAGCCGACCCGGCCGCCGGTCTGGTTGCCGACCGCGGCCTCCTGTTCCTCGTTCTTGGCGCGGGCGAGGAGCAGCCCGGTGTTGCCGAGACCGCCGACGCCGGCCGCGCCGCGCGGGCGGACGACGACCCAGCGGCTTCCGTCGCCGCGGTCGGTGTCCTCGACGAGGTCGAAGCCGAGGGCGTCGGTGTAGAAGGCGATGGCCTCGTCGTAGTCACGGACGACGAGGGTGACGAGTGCGATGGACGGCATTTCCTCAACGTAATACGCGAAAGCGTGGGAACCCAGGCGCGTCGACCCGCGTCGTCGTGCGGGGTGCCCCTTGTCGGACGGGGACGCGAACGAGGGTCCGGGGGAGGGGAGCACGAGGGTCGCCCCCTCGTCAGTGCGGGGCGGCCGGCGGGTTCGGGGCGGCTTCGTCGGGCGTGCGCGCCCACGCGGCCCGGCGGCGGGTCTCGTTCTCCTGCGCCATACGACGTAGCAGGGCCAGGACCGGTTCCAGGAGGAGGACGACGATGGCGGCGTGCTCGGCGAGCCTGAGCCGGTCCTCGGCGTCGTCGAGCTCCTCGACCCGGTCGACGTCGAGCTTCGCGGCGGCCGCGGCCAGCTCGGCGTACGGCAGCAGGTCCCCGGTGCCGTACGCGATGCCCAGACGGCTGAGGTCCATGAGGCTCGCGGCGAGGGCGCGGCGGTGCGGGGAGTCCGCGGAGACGTCCCAGCCCATGGCGCGTACGAGCTCGTCGACCCGCGGTGCCTGCTCGTCCACCGCGTCCGTCTCGGCGGCGTCGACGGGTGTCGGCAGCGCGTAGTGCACGACGCCGAGCGTGGCGAGCGGGTCGAGCGGCTCGTCGATCGCCGCGAGGACGTCGCGGGTGGCGGCGATGGACAGGCCGCCGCGGGCGGTCAGGGCGCGGATCAGGCGCAGGCGCTGGACGTGCTCGTCGCCGTACAGGGTCAGCGTGGCCCCGAGCGGCCGGCCGGGCGGCAGCAGCCCCTCCCGCAGGTAGTACTTGATCGTTCCGACCGGCGTTCCGGACAGACGGCTCAGGTCAGAGATCTTCATGGGCGCTCTCGGTCGAAGGCTGGTCCGTGTGTGAGCAGCAGTCTCCCAGGGCTCGAATGGACATCTTCACTAGATAGTGCCACTCTCCAGCTAGATAGTGAAAGTTTCTAATGTGTCGCCGACCAGCGACGACACCCCATCGAAGGGGGAGCCCCTGCCATGTCCGAACCCACCCACCCGCTGCGCGTGAGCGCCCGCGGGCTGCTGCGCCGGCGCGGCGTGTGGCTGCCCTCGGCGGTGATCCTCGGCCTGCTGTCGTTCGTCCTGTCGCTGCTCTACCTGGGCGCCGACAACGACCCGGCCGGCTACACCAAGGACCTGCCCATCGCCCTGGTCGACACGGACGAGGGCACCCGGGTCGCCGGGAAGGAGATCGACCTGGGCGCACAGATCACCGCGAAGATCACCGGGTCGGCCGACCTCAAGGAGAAGGTCGACTGGAAGCAGGTCGACCGCCGCACCGCCGAGGACCTCCTGGCCCGCGGCAAGGTGTTCGGCGCCCTCGTCATCCCCGACGACTTCTCCGCATCCGTGGCCGCCCTCGCCGGGCCCGCGCAGCGCACACCGCACCCGCCGACCATGACGGTCCTCACCAACCCCGCCGCAGGAAGCTTCGGGTCCGCCATGGCCACGGAGATCAACCGCAAGGTCGTCGCGACCACCTCCGCGGAGGTGGGCAGGCAGCTGGGGCAGGCGGCCGCACACCGTGCGGCGGCCCAGGGCGCCTCCGCGCACACCGCCCCGGGCGCGGCAGCCCAGCTGATGATCGCCGACCCGGTGCACATCTCCGTCCAGGAGGGCCACCCCCTCGGACAGCACAGCGGCCTCGGCCTGAGCGCCTTCTTCTACGCGCTCGTCCTCGTCCTCGGCGGCATGCTCGGCGCCAACGTCATCCACATGCAGGTGGACACCGACCTCGGCTACGTCGCCAGCGACAAGGGCCCGTTCCGTGCCCTCAGGCCCGTCCAGCACGCCACCCGGGTGCACCACTTCCTGGTCTGCTCGGTGCTCATGGTCGTGCTGTCGATGCTGACCTCCGCGCTCGCCATGATCGCGGCCGTCGACGTCGTCGGCATCGACGCCTCCCACCGGCCGATGCTGTGGTTCTTCGGCACCTGCGCCACGGCCGCCATGGGCATCACCGCGCTCGCCCTGCTCGCCGTCTTCGGCACCCCGGGCCCGATCGTCTCGATGCTGGTCCTGATCGGCCTCGCCGTCCCGTCGGCCGGCGCCACCATCCCGATCCAGGCGCTCCCGGACTTCTACCGCTTCCTGGCCGAGTTCGAACCGTTCCGGCAGGTCGTCGACGGCGTCCGGTCCATCCTCTACTTCGACGCACAGGTCGACGCCGGACTCGGCCGCGCCTGGACCATGGTCGGCATCGGCTTCGCCGTGTCGCTCGTCCTCGGCCTCGCCTTCACCCGGTTCTACGACCGCCGGGGCCTGCACCGCTCGACGCCCCACCTGGCACAGCCGGTTCCCGTCGGCTGAGAGGGGCCGGGGTCGCTGCGGCGGTGCGAGAATGCCCCGCATGGACGCGCAGGAGTTCGATCGGCTGGTCCGGCGCGCGCGGGCGCTCGCCGGACACGGGTCGCGCCGGGTGCTCGGGATCGCCGGGGCGCCCGGGGCCGGGAAGTCCACGCTCGCCGGGCGGCTCGTCGCCCGGCTCGACGGGCTCGCCGTGCTCGTGCCGATGGACGGCTTCCACCTGGCGCAGACCGAGCTCGCGCGGCTCGGCCGGGCCGGGAGGAAGGGCGCGCCGGACACCTTCGACGCCGCCGGATACACCGCGCTCCTCGCCCGGCTCCGTACCCCCGCCCCCGGCACCACCGTCTACGCGCCCGCCTTCGACCGCTCCCTGGAGGAGCCTGTCGCCGGGGCGATACCCGTCGCGCCCGAAGTCCCGCTCGTCGTCACCGAGGGCAACTACCTCCTGCACGACGAGGGCGCCTGGGCCGGCGTCCTGCCCCTCCTCGACGAGGCCTGGTACCTGGAGCTCGACGCCCGCCGCCGCGTCCCCCGGCTCGTCGAGCGGCACGTCCGCTTCGGCAAGGACCGGGCCCACGCCGAGCGCTGGGTCCACGACTCCGACGAGGCCAACGCCCGCCTGGTGGCCCGCGGCCGGGACCGCGCCGACCTGGTCGTGAGGATGAGCTAGGCAGTTTCGTTTGGATCAGCGGGCGAGTTTCGGATGCCGTTGGTGATCTTGAATGGGGTATCTACCGTGCTGCGCGGCAGGTCTCCGCTTCGCGTGGCCCTGACGGCGTGTTGACCGACTCGGATGGTCCCCAGGATCGGAGGCTGGCATTGCGGCAGGCAGTGTCGGGCTCGGAGCCGGAACCGCGTGACCGCGTGACCGCCCTCAAGATCGTCGAAACCATCCAAGATATGGGCCAGGGCCAGGCGGGGCTCGCGTCCCCTGTACGGGTGTATCTCTCATCATTCCGGGTTGACGCCGTGTATCCGATGGAACCGCTCAAGTGGACCGGCGTGTGAAGTCCCAGACGCTCACCGGTTCTTCTTCCCGTGGGTGCCCGCTCGCGGGACCACCGAGGAAAAGGCCCGCATCGATGGCGACGAACGGTGATCAGACAGAGGCACGGGACATCGCAGGCGGGGTACGCGACCTGCTGCGCGGGACCGGGTCACGCGCGGACGGCAAATGGATGCGGGGGCTGCGGCAGGCCCGGGAGAGCAACGTGCTCTTCGGGGTGGCCCTGCACGCCGCGGAACGCCGCAACCAGGGTCTGGGCCTGAACAGTCTGGAGCGGGACCTGCTGGACGCGCTCGGCACGATCCTCACCGACGCGGAACTCGCCGCCGCCGGCTCGGAGTACCGGGCCGCAGTTTCCGACCTCGGAGAGGTGGCGGTCCTGCCCAAGGTCGTCACCGACAAGCCGGTGTCCCAGGGATTTACCGTCGAAGACCTGAAGGCGCACCTGCCCAGGATCCGCGCGCAGAACGCCGGGCGGGCGAACTGCGCGGTCGTGGACCTGGGCGCGGTGAGCGCGGGGGCGCCGATGGACAGCCCGGGGTTCGAGGCGGCGGTGGGCGACGTCGGTTTCGGCACCACTGTGGTGGTGGGCCCGCCGCAGGTGGAGGCGGACACCGGCCCGGAGTATCCCGCCTACAACGCCAAGTTCCAGTTCGAGAGCTTCACCTGCCGGCGCGCGGTCGGCGACCAGTGGGGTGGCCGGGACGAGATCTACTGGACGGCCGGCTTGCGTTCGGACAAGCACGTCGCCCCGGCGTACAAGTCCTTGGAGTTCGGGGCGGTCAAGGAGGGCCAGACCCGCGCCTTCGCCAGCGTCGACAAGGTGGTGTTCGATGCGGAGGCCGCCAAGTTCGTGGCCGGGACGGTCATGGTGTGGGAGGCCGACGAGAGCCCGTCCGCGTTCTACCGGGCGCTGATGGGGTTCATCGACGCGTGGATGAACAAGCCCGTCTGGGTGGACATCACCCTCGGCATCATCACGGCCACTCCCGGCGGCGGCTACGCGGGCGTGGTCATGGACGTCATGGACTACGCGTTCCGGATCATCGTGGATCTGAACGAGGCGTTCCGCAACGACGACGACCTGTCCTGCCAGCGCACGTTCTTCTTCGACCGCAACGCGCTGGTGACCATGTACAACAAGCGGGACTTCGACTGGGACTTCAACGGCGACGGGCGCCACACCCTGCGGGTGAAGTACGCCGGCGAGCGACCGGTGTTCCCCACCGGAGCCCTGAAGTACCTCACCGTCGACGACGGCGCGACCGCTTGGAGCGCCCCGGTGTCCCTGGGCTGGAGAAGCGCCTCACCCGCGTCCCTGGTCTCCTTCGGCGGCAAACTCCACTGCATGTACGTCCGCCCGGGCGACCGCGCGGTGATGTGGAGCAGCATGACCAACGGCGCGTGGTCTCCACCCCAGCGCGTGAACTCCTGGTCCAGCGACTTCGTGCCGGGCCTGGTCGCCTTCAAGGGCAGGCTGTACGCGACGGTCATCGCGCTGAACGGCGACGTACTTCTGAGCACCTGGGCCGGAAGCGGGACGGCGTGGAGCACGACCACCCACCTCGCCGGGACGGCCAAGTCCGACCGGGCCGCGTCGATGTCCGCGAAGGATGACTACGTCTACGCCACGTACTACACGTACAACTGGCAGAGCTCCTGGAGAGGGGGGCAGATCGCCTACTCCTCCGACGGGCAAACCTGGAACCAGCTCTACCCGTGGCCAGCCGCCCACGAGACCGCCCACAGGGCGTCCATGACCACCCACGGCGACAGGAACTGGTTTGCCTTTCGCGAGCACGACGGAGTCAACTCGGTCGCCGAAATGCTCGGCATCGTCTGTGACTTCGTGCCCCCGCCGTCGGGCTGGAACACACCGGAAGGCCCCACCCTGGCCACCCACAAAGGCAAGGTCTGGCTCGTCGCCCGCGGCAACGCGGGGCACATCCACGCCCTGAACACCCCCGACCCCAACAGCCCTTGGGTCCGCATGCCGAACGCCGACGTCGGCGCGATGGAAGGCGAACCCGGCGTCACCTCCCACAACGGCAGCCTCTACGCGATGTACCGCTAGGCAATCTCGTTTGGATCAGCGGGCGGACCAGAGGAAGATGCCTGCGATGCGCAGTCCGGCGCGGTAGATGGTGGCGGTCTTCTCGTAGCGGGTGGCGATGCCGCGCCACTGCTTGAGGCGGTTGATGCACCGCTCGACGGTGTTGCGCTGCTTGTATGCCTCGCGGTCGAAGGCGGGCGGCCTGCCGCCGAGGCTGCCGCGCCGCAGCCGGTTCGCGCGCTTGGTCCGCCGGAATCGGGATCACTGTGCGGATACCGCGTGCGCGCAGGTGGTCGCGGATCGCACGCGAGGAGTACGCCTTGTCGGCCAGGACCACGTCGGGCCTGGTGCGAGGCCGTCCGCGCGGTCGGGGGACGCGCAGGCGAGCCATCACCGCGGTGAAGGCGAGAGCATCGCCCGCCTGGCCCGCGGCCAGCACGAAGGCCAGCGGCCGGCACCGGCCGTCCGCGGCGAGGTGGATCTTCGTGGTCAGCCCGCCGCGGGAACGTCCGATGGCGTGGTCGGCGGGCTCGCCGGCCGGGGCCCCTTTTTGCGGGCCCCGGCCGCGTGCTGGTGCGCACGAACGATCGTGGAGTCCACCGACAGGGCCCAGTCGAGGTCCTCGTCGGTGTCCGCTTGGGCCATGAGAGCGGTGAACACCCGCTCCCACGTGCCGTCGAGAGCCCACATCCGCAGCCGGTTGTAGACGCCCCGCCAGTTGCCGTACCTCTCCGGCAGGTGCACCCATTGCGAACCGGTCCGGAACTTGAACGCGATCGCGTCGATCACCTCACGGTGATCACGCCACCGGCCACCGCGCTTCGGCGTCCGGTCCGGCAGCAACGGCTCAATCCGCGCCCACTGCGCGTCAGTCAACGACACACCCAGACCAACGAGCAGAAGATCCAAACGAAACTGCCTAGACGGGTACTACGCTGCCGGTCCATGGACACGGACATGGACATGGTCGAGCTGGTCTACCGGCCCACGCGGGCCGACATCCTCGCCGGCGTCCTGGTGCGTGAGCGCCTCCGCCGCCTCCACCTGGTCCGGTGGGGTCTCACGGCGCTCTTCGGGGCCGGCGCCCTGCAGACCCTGACCGCGGGCCGACCCTCCGCGGTGTCCTTCGTCCTGGTCGCCTTCTGCGCCGTCCTCGTCTGGGCGATGCCCCGCCTCCAGGCCCACCACGCGCTGCGCACGGTCGCCTGGCAGGGCGAGTACCGCGCGTCCGTGGGCGGGACGGGGATCACGGTCGACACCGCGCACGTGTCGCTCCTCCAGCGCTGGTCGGTCTTCCGCGGCTACCGCGAGACCCGCGACCACCTGGTGCTCCTCAGCCGCGACCCGAACATCCTGCTCGTGGAGGTGCTGCCGCTGCGCGGACTGCCCTCCCCCGAGGAGGCGGAGCGGCTGCGCGCGCTGGTGGACCGACAACTGCCCCGGCTCTGAGGCCGCACGCGGGGGAACAGCACCAGTACACGGCCCCGGGCAGCCCCTAGAGCGCCCCGGCCCCCGCGTACGTGGGCGCCTTCACCGCCAGCTCCCCGCGCGCGTGTTCCGTCGCCGCCGTCGCCAGCGCCCTGATCAGGGGGTGCGGGCGGGTGCCGTCGCCCGCCAGTTCCGGCTGGAAGAGGGTCGCCAGGAAGAAGGGGTGCGAGGGGAGTTCGGCGATCCGGATGCCGCCCTCCTCGTCCACGCCCGTGAAACGCAGACCGTGGGCCCCCAGGGTGTCCAGGTGGCGGTTGTCGAAGCCGTAGTTGCAGTGGTACCGCTCCGTCGTCCGCTCCGCGCCCAGCGCCTTCTCGGCGCGCGAGCCCGGGGTGACCCGTACGACCCCCTCGTGGCCCACCAGCGAGCAGGCGAGCGGCGCGATCAGCAGGTCGTCCGGGTCGGCCGAGGGGTCGTTCTCGGCGTGCGCCGCCCGCTCCAGGCCGCAGACGTCCCGCGCGTACTCGATCAGGGCGTGCTGGAAGCCGGCGCAGGTGCCGAGGAACGGGATGCCGTCCTCGCGGGCCGTACGGATCGCCGCGAGCGCCCCCGCCTCGCTCACGTACGGGCTGCCCGGCAGCAACCACACCGCGTCGAAGCGCCTCACCGCGCCCAGGGCCTCCGCGTCGGCCGTCGGGATCCAGTACGCGTCGAGGACGAGCCCGTCGCGCTCGGCGAGGGCGTCTAGGAGGAGGGGGATGCGGACGTGCGAGCGGACGTGCGGGGAGCGGTCGCCGACCAGGGCGATCCGGGGGGTGTGCGTCGGTGAGTTCATGCCCATCATGCTGGGCGGCGCTGCCCGTTCACGTCCAACGATGATTCCTGGTCCTTCCATCACGGACGCTTATCCTCGCCCCGCTAGGGTGGGCGCATGACGAACGATCACGACTGGGAGTCCCGCGTCACCGCCCTCTGGGAGCGCCTCGACGACCTCGAACCCGCCGACTTCCGCGCCCGCGTCGCCGCCCTCGCCGCCGAGCGACCCGCCGACGACCCGGCCGCCGTCTTCGAGCAGGGCGCCGCCCACGACTCCACCGGCATGCCCGAGCAGGCCGTCGTCCACTACGAGCGGGCCCTCGGCCTCGGCCTCACCGGGCTGCGCCGCCGCCGCGCCGTCATCCAGCTGGCCAGCAGCCTGCGCAACCTCGGCCGCCCCGACCGCAGCGTCGAACTCCTCACCGCCGAGCGCGCCCTCCCCGCCGACCGCCTCGACGCCGACGAACAGGCCCTCTCCGGCGCCGTCGACGCCTTCCTCGCCCTCGCCCTCGCCGACACCGGCCGCGACCGCGAGGCCGCCTCCCTCGCCCTCGGCGCCCTCGCCCCCCTGCTGCCCCGCTACAACCGCTCCCTGGCCTACTACGCCAAGGACCTCCTCAAGACGCCCTTCGGGTCCTGATCCGGTGGACCCGCACCTGCTCCGCACGTACGTCACGGTCGCGCGGCTCGCCTCCTTCTCCGAGGCCGCGCGCGACCTCGGCTACACCCAGTCCGCCGTCTCCCAGCACATCGCCGCCCTGGAGAGCGACCTCGGACTGCCGCTGCTCACCCGGCGGCCCGTCGCCCCCACCCCGGCCGGGGAGCGGCTCCTCGAACACGCCGGCGCGCTGCTGCTCCGCCTCGAAGCGGCCCGCGCCGACCTCGACCGGTTCGCGGCCGCGCCCCGCGCGACCCTGGACGTCGCCGCCTCCCCGCTCGCCCTCACCCCCCGTACCCTCGCCGCCCTGCCCGCCAGCGGCGTCACCCTGCGCGCCCTGCCCCGCGAGGGGGTGCCCGTCGCCGTCGCCACCGGCGAGGCCGACGCCGGGCTCGTCGAAGGGATCGCCGCCCCCAGCGACCCGCTGCGGCTCGCGGACGTCGCCCCGCTCGCCGCGACCCGTGTCGCCGAAGAACCCCTCGCCGTCGTCCTGCCCGTCCACC
This is a stretch of genomic DNA from Streptomyces sp. R44. It encodes these proteins:
- the fusA gene encoding elongation factor G; this encodes MRTHSVRNLGILAHVDAGKTTVTERFLYLTGATHKRGEVHDGTTVTDFDPQERDRGITIFAAAVSCDWAGHRVNLIDTPGHVDFSDEVERSLRVLDGAVAVFDAVAGVEPQSETVWRQADRHGVPRIAFVNKLDRAGAELDTAVASIRDRLGTVPLAVQLPIGREDGFTGVVDLVGMRAYVWAEGADTYTAQQVPDALREEALHRRRGLVEKVAELHPGALEEFCERDTLSGETLAAALRDLTLSGEAVVVLCGSAYRNRGIEPLLDAVVAYLPAPTDMPPVRGEVPADPEAPFTALAFKVNATATGRMTYLRVYAGTLRKGDTVLDATTTRTERVARILRVQADRATEVDEARAGDIVAVVGPKSARAGATLCAPDAPVVLEPPTTADPVVSVAVEARRSTDTGRLATALARMTEEDPSLVVRSDPETGQTVLSGLGELHLEVAVEKLRRDRGLEVTVGRPQVAYRETVTKGVTGLLHRHVKQDGGAGQFAHVVIDIEPADDEFVFASTVTGGRVPQEYIRAVEAGCRDALVEGPLGGHPVTGVRVTLTDGATHPKDSSEMAFRTAGRFALREALRTSVMTLLEPVAEVTVTVPAESVGSVLGDLAARRGRVTDSTTRSGTAVVSATVPLAELFGYASRLRGRTQGRGTFTTRPAGYAPAPQGLTV
- a CDS encoding tetratricopeptide repeat protein, which gives rise to MTNDHDWESRVTALWERLDDLEPADFRARVAALAAERPADDPAAVFEQGAAHDSTGMPEQAVVHYERALGLGLTGLRRRRAVIQLASSLRNLGRPDRSVELLTAERALPADRLDADEQALSGAVDAFLALALADTGRDREAASLALGALAPLLPRYNRSLAYYAKDLLKTPFGS
- a CDS encoding nucleoside/nucleotide kinase family protein yields the protein MDAQEFDRLVRRARALAGHGSRRVLGIAGAPGAGKSTLAGRLVARLDGLAVLVPMDGFHLAQTELARLGRAGRKGAPDTFDAAGYTALLARLRTPAPGTTVYAPAFDRSLEEPVAGAIPVAPEVPLVVTEGNYLLHDEGAWAGVLPLLDEAWYLELDARRRVPRLVERHVRFGKDRAHAERWVHDSDEANARLVARGRDRADLVVRMS
- a CDS encoding VOC family protein, yielding MPSIALVTLVVRDYDEAIAFYTDALGFDLVEDTDRGDGSRWVVVRPRGAAGVGGLGNTGLLLARAKNEEQEAAVGNQTGGRVGFFLHTEDFAGDHERMAAAGVKFLEEPRHEPYGSVAVFEDLYGNRWDLLQPAGQSAA
- a CDS encoding LysR family transcriptional regulator; its protein translation is MDPHLLRTYVTVARLASFSEAARDLGYTQSAVSQHIAALESDLGLPLLTRRPVAPTPAGERLLEHAGALLLRLEAARADLDRFAAAPRATLDVAASPLALTPRTLAALPASGVTLRALPREGVPVAVATGEADAGLVEGIAAPSDPLRLADVAPLAATRVAEEPLAVVLPVHHPLADRPGLRLDDLVDARWLDAPDAGISLDRLRAVHGGPGGRGFRDALRYEGTDTRTLAALAAAGHGLALLPLPAAQGVPGAAAVPLVAPRLVHRTELLLPAGTGREPSGPVAEFARRLKG
- a CDS encoding MerR family transcriptional regulator; protein product: MKISDLSRLSGTPVGTIKYYLREGLLPPGRPLGATLTLYGDEHVQRLRLIRALTARGGLSIAATRDVLAAIDEPLDPLATLGVVHYALPTPVDAAETDAVDEQAPRVDELVRAMGWDVSADSPHRRALAASLMDLSRLGIAYGTGDLLPYAELAAAAAKLDVDRVEELDDAEDRLRLAEHAAIVVLLLEPVLALLRRMAQENETRRRAAWARTPDEAAPNPPAAPH
- a CDS encoding transposase, whose amino-acid sequence is MGPVGGLHDRSCAPARGRGPQKGAPAGEPADHAIGRSRGGLTTKIHLAADGRCRPLAFVLAAGQAGDALAFTAVMARLRVPRPRGRPRTRPDVVLADKAYSSRAIRDHLRARGIRTVIPIPADQAREPAAARQPRRQAARLRPRGIQAAQHRRAVHQPPQAVARHRHPLREDRHHLPRRTAHRRHLPLVRPLIQTRLPSGTSRRGCRCGR
- a CDS encoding DUF3533 domain-containing protein — protein: MSEPTHPLRVSARGLLRRRGVWLPSAVILGLLSFVLSLLYLGADNDPAGYTKDLPIALVDTDEGTRVAGKEIDLGAQITAKITGSADLKEKVDWKQVDRRTAEDLLARGKVFGALVIPDDFSASVAALAGPAQRTPHPPTMTVLTNPAAGSFGSAMATEINRKVVATTSAEVGRQLGQAAAHRAAAQGASAHTAPGAAAQLMIADPVHISVQEGHPLGQHSGLGLSAFFYALVLVLGGMLGANVIHMQVDTDLGYVASDKGPFRALRPVQHATRVHHFLVCSVLMVVLSMLTSALAMIAAVDVVGIDASHRPMLWFFGTCATAAMGITALALLAVFGTPGPIVSMLVLIGLAVPSAGATIPIQALPDFYRFLAEFEPFRQVVDGVRSILYFDAQVDAGLGRAWTMVGIGFAVSLVLGLAFTRFYDRRGLHRSTPHLAQPVPVG
- a CDS encoding YcxB family protein, translating into MDTDMDMVELVYRPTRADILAGVLVRERLRRLHLVRWGLTALFGAGALQTLTAGRPSAVSFVLVAFCAVLVWAMPRLQAHHALRTVAWQGEYRASVGGTGITVDTAHVSLLQRWSVFRGYRETRDHLVLLSRDPNILLVEVLPLRGLPSPEEAERLRALVDRQLPRL